Sequence from the Amaranthus tricolor cultivar Red isolate AtriRed21 chromosome 1, ASM2621246v1, whole genome shotgun sequence genome:
ATGTTATCTAACTCTTAAAATGTAATagttaagaaatttaaaaagaagAGAACTTAAAGACATAAAGAAACAACATCGATCTCATCTTTtattctaaaattaaaaataagccTTAAAATAAGAATACAAAGACTAATTCCCAagcaagaaattaaaataaagataaactTTAAACTAAATATAACCATTAAACCTAGTTTCGTATAACATTGTCTTTTTTTatatgtataattttattttcatagaaTATGAAAAGTTAGATTCATTACcaaaattgaagttataaacCTCTACCTCATTTAATGgtatattttactaattttcccttaatttttttcataactGTGTAACAAGCAAACTTATTTCCTTGTATACCATCTACGTAGGATGGTATCAAAcacatatattttcttttttatttttgttaaaataaaatcactATTTTAGCTAGCGGTTTAACAAAAAAACATTTAGTAAACCGCTATATGAAATGAcggttttattttaataaaaattttaaacccaaaaaaaaggatgaaccgctatatatatatatatcctacgTGGACAGTGGATAGGGAATTATGTTTCCCATTGACATGAGGTGGGAATTATTTCCATAAATAGCAATATTTAGAAAAATGACTGAAACTCATTTGACtatttgtaaattatttttgtagttacttaattcaaattgattaattaattgattaattgtttagCACTAATAAATTATAATGCCTAAAAATCAATTATCCCCTTAAGGTTGATTAAGTATGCAATTTTGTAGGGTTTGATTGCTATCGGGTGTCGACAATTTGAATGTGACATAAGTCATTTGTAATGCGTAATGACCCTCCTcttgtttcttatttttttcgGCTATTAttatgagagaccatctcttaaagagactaactcaaaacaaaaatctcacatttttattttcttcttaatttatattaattgaatttagtccatatatctaatgtgtctctcacaataatttatctattttttgtgatttgctacccttaatttttttataatttgtcaCATTTAAGGTGTGTTTGAATGCAaggaaataataagaaaaaaaaaagagaatttaGAGGGATAAGTAATCCCTTCTTTAGATGACAAAACGGTAGCAAAAGAATTTGAATAGATTAgattaataaattttgttaaagtatTAATCTTTTAAAAGTTCAAAATATTTAGAGAAAAAATTCTTATCTTTTTTCTTTCACCTCGCCTTCTCTCCTAAACAaaaaagaatttcttatatTCCATTTCTTTTCCGTTTCGtttcctttctctctcttttatttattttcttttcaaaattataatccAAACATAATGCTAATAACACAAGTGAAATGTAATGTCTTTGTTTTTGACTTACATTAAGTTATAACTTTGGGATAAAAGGATTTGATGTTCTTTCCTTTACGAAAGATTAGAACCTAAAATGATAGCATATTATAGTAGAAAGAGCAGTGACTAGTCTCTAAACATTATGTACTGCTAATTATAGACTTAAGAAATGTCGAAATTTAGGAGATGATGCTTAACACTGAATAACAATCTTTTTGGGTTTTAATTCCTGTTCAAATTGAGCGCTCAAAGGAGAAATATAGTCTGTGGATCCCCGAATATTTTCAATCTTCACCTCTTGTAACCGTTTTTGCCAGCAACCACGAGCTTCAGATCCCTTGTACTTGAACTGTTAACACAATGCAAAATCAGTGTATTCTACTCATGGGAAACTATAATCAGGGTGTAGGGAAGAAGGGAAGAAAGACGACAatccatacccataaaggaggatgaggctaaaaaatctcttggctcGAGAATCCTTAAAGAATAAGCGGTTGCACCATTTCATGTAGTCAAAGTATAATTCTTTATTGCTTACCTTAGGCTGTtgaatagttagaattaaaccCCTCCCAAACAACAAACCCCATTTGCTGTTGAATATGAGTTTTTAGGTGATACTGGGAGGGAATATAACGTTGGATATGCTTTTTCCAGAATATTCTGATTCAGAAGATGAAGACTGTGTTGCATCAGAACTTAGAATCAAGTGAAGACtgagtttgatgatgaagagtttaATGGTTCAGATAAGGATtgataatttcttaaaattaaacaaactaaaTGAAGCTGGTGCAGAGGAGTCTAGTGATGACGAGTACAAGGAGGCCAAAGCCAAATTGAAACACACTTGTAATGAATTGTTTAGAAGTATAGTGCAACATGAAAGGAATGCAGCCAATGTTCAGTAACTCAGTTTAGGGTTCAAAATTCAATTCCGAATGTTCATGGTGAAAATGCTGATAGTTAATCTGAGTATGAGTATAGAGAGGATGAGATGAATACTCCTCCTTTTACTTAAGAAAGGTTGTCAACATTTCTCTAATAAGGAAACATTCAAGGCTGCACTTGCAAGCTATGGTGTACTACAAGGCAGAAATGTAGCCATTATTTATTGTGACTAGAATAGGCAACATAGAGCGAAAGTGAAGTGTGTCTAGGATAAGAATATTTTAGTTCAAGACGATAACATTAAGGATCGATGGATAAAGTGTTATGATGAGTTATTTAAAAGAGAACAACGAAATGTTGTAAGAGACACAACAATCACTCCCTTCGATAACTCAATCGATGCAAGGTGAAGTGTCTTGGTGCCTATTGTTTGCAAATGATATTGTTTTGGTAGACGAGACCAGAGAGAAGGTAAATGTTCAAATGGAACGTTTGAGGCAAGATTTGAAATGACGAGGTTTTAAATTAAGTCTTAGCAAGACAAAGTACATGGAGCAAATGATATCATAAACGAGCTAACGAAAGGCTATATAAAGCTAGAAGATAAAGAAATCGACTCAAGTGGATGTTTCAAATAACTTGGGTCTATATTACAAAGTAGTGGGGACATCTAACAAGATGTGACACATAAATTTAAGTGTGGGAGACAAAAATAGAgaactaataaaatattatgtaaTTGAGGTGTGCCCTTAAAGTTACATGGTAAGTTTTATCGAAAGTCCATTAGAAAGTCGCTACTATATGGATCAAAATGTTAGGGATAGCACAAATGCAAAAGCTTCGATGGGTGAGTGAGCATACCTCGAGGGATAGAATTCGAAATGAGGATATAGGAAAGGGTTTAGGAGTTGCAAATAATAaaggaaatataaaaaaagaaacATTAACATGGTTTGGGCATGTACAAAGACGAGGTATCCGCCAACCAGTGATAAATATAGAAAGTTGGAGTCAAAAGACTTGAAAAGAGGACAAGGAATACCAAATATAACTTACAGGACAGGAGTGGAAAAGGACATGAAATATCTATACTTAAATATTGAGATGGTATAAAATCGAAATGAATGGAGAAAAAGAATCCATGTGGACGACCGTTGAAAGTAATATATTGGTTCATAAAGCCGACCATAGTCTTTAGGGATTAAAGTtctggcattgttgttgttattgtatTTGATTATCAAACTCATTAAATCATCCATTTTCATAGCTTCTTTCTAAGAGTAAAGATCGAGGACAACTTATGACTCTGATTAGTGTACATGATTTAGGTTAAAATTACTTACACACAACCCGATATTTCAAAAAGAGAGATGAAACATAAAATTATAGCAAACCCAAAAGCTCCCATCAAGAATTCattccaataaaaaaataaataatcagaTTTGTTTATCACTCAAACCAATAGCAGTACATACCTCAAGCTTCAACTCCATGAGCTCCCATTTAGAGTTGCGTTGCAAAATGATACATGTTTGTAGGTTTGGGAAAAGGCAAAGTACTGGATCAACAACAGTAGTAAAAAGAACTTGACTTGTTGCTGGTTTATAAGGCGATGAATAtccctcatcatcatcatcatcatcatcgtatccAATGTATCCCTCACATGAATATCCCTCACAAACTTGATAATAAAGCACCAAATGTTTAAAGTCATATATAGAAGATTGTTGTCCTCTCAAACATTGCAAGGTGTCCTATTTTCAGATAATCACAGAACAAGAGCAGTACATAAGTACATTATATGATTCAACATAGATAGAAAAGATACCTATAAATCACGGATAAAAAAAGACACTATGTCGTCAAAATAATAGAAGTTGGTACCATGAAACTTCAACACTATACGCCATACACTACAAAAAGAACTCAGTTTGGAGACAAACCTGTATTCAGTGTAAACAAGGTTAGCGACAAAAGAGTGGCGACAAAAAGCCTTTGTCGCTACCAAGCGAAAAAATACTCTTGTTGCTAAAGCTAGCGGCAAAGGCACTTTGTCTCCAACTTTGTTGGGagggaaaaaaaattcaaatttcaaaaatactTATTGTGTCACCCACATTGTCGCTAAAGTGTTGAAAGCGgataaaaatgaatttcaaatttttgtaGGAGGGGATTTTTGGTTATAATAGAGATGAATGTTTTCATAATAAGCACAAATCCTTCTTCTCAATGCAAATTTCTCTGCATCAACTTGTATTTCTCAAAAATAGAATTTCTTGCATACTGAGCAGTTGGAAAAAAAAAGCCACTTGTTTTAACacagtaaaatagtaaattaacaATGAAATATCCGATAACAATGCCTCAAAATTAGAATATATATCACCTTGTAACCAAGATCACAAATATGAACCCTCTAACTATAGGAATTTGTGGGTGGATTCATTAAGGGAATGTCCTATTAGGCCAGATTAGGATTCCCTCATGAGATCAACGGCCACAATCATAGGCAAAGGCAGCCCAATTTCTAACAATTTATCTTGCATAATAATGATAAGCCTAAGAGAATGAAGGACTCAGACAACTCGAGTAATCAACATCAAACTCGGGTATACTTCtacatacttcctccgttacTATATGTTTGCATCATCGATAAAAGTGACATTATTCATCAACCaaccttaatttttattttattgttaatttttaagttataaCATAGTCAAACGACATCTTGTTATATTTATCTCAATGCAAATTTCttcatatcaactttttttaattttaaacatatataattagagaAATTCATTATACAATTTGTGCATAAAAATAGCGTGCATAAAGATTAAGGTGCAAGAATAGAGTTAGAAAGGAAATATTACACATGTTACATATGAAGTACATGTGGggaaatttaacatgtaatacTCATAATATAGGAATACAAAAGTGGTAGAAAATTTACTTACCTTGAAGAAGATAGGTATATGTGCTTTCAGATGTTGGGAAGAACCTTCTAGTACTCTAACAAATTGCCCAAATTGTGCATTTTGCAACAAATTCCCTAACCTTCTGTTGCTAGACTCTATATTAATGGTTACCCTTTCGGCATGAAAAGCATATGCATTGGATGAGAATATGATCGGCATTGCATCAGAGTCCCAAGCATGGAAAGCATAAACAAAGTCTGTAAGATTGGGAGCATCAATATGTAGTTGCTGAAGCAAGTTTTCAAGTTTCAACTCCAAGTGCTTTAAATTGGGACTACATATGTCAAGGCGTTGTTGACAAAGAAAGTAGCATGATAATTTAAGGTGTTCGAGATTGGGAACAAATGAGAGAACCCGATTAAGGGAACTTAGATCAAACCAAACATGAATAAGGTCCATATGCTTTACTCCCTCACAGGCTGAATCCGAAATCACAATAATATGCGGACTATTAGCACGAGAAGCACTGAGGCCATAGTACCTAAATTTCACAAGAGAAGGTGCTTCGACAATTTCAACCTTGACATCATCACCTTTCAATGTCGTTGTGGCAGTCACACTCAAATTAACAAGTTTGTGAAACCCCAAGACAGTAAATTTCAGATCTCTAAATTCACAATACTTAAGTTTAAAGACTTGAGAAGAGGGCAATGAACAGCTACAACGGATATAGTTTTTTGGTCTAGTTTCAAACATTTGAGTGACAAGAACGTGAGAGAACGGGCGTGCTGAATTACATTCTTTGAAAGCCTGTAGTGAGGAGACTTAGAATATGAGCTTAACTTCAGCTCATGAATCACATATTTGGTTACTGCATAATCAAGCAATTTAGTTCCCTGATCCTCAAGACGGGGTTTTCGGGTTTCTGGGGGGCCTGGCAAAAACAGCTTAAGTCTTTCAATTGATGGGCAGTTCAAATCATTACGCCTTTTGAGTATGCGAAAAGCAAAATCAACAAACTTAATTCTGAGTTGGATATCCGCGGGAAATCTATCCCACATTTCTTTGGCGAGATCCAAACAAGGTGAAGTTAGCCATTCGTCTTTCCAGGCCTTAGAAAGTATCATTGTTCGCATTGCATCTTCAGAAGGTAGTTTTGAAAGAATATGATGTCGTAGAGATTGAGGTAACTTCGATATTCGATCTTTAGATGATAGGTTTGGAAGATTTTGTGAAGACTTTTCAGTGACATCATAATCTTTTGAGCTTAGGTGCTTTGGTTTTACCATCTTTAACTATCTGAGATTCAAAATATGTAAAACAGAACTATTTAGAATTTTCCTTAAAAACTATACAAAATTTAAGCAAAACCAATCTCTAATTTTACTAAAAACAACGCTTAATTAATTCCCATAATTAGTGAAAATTAATTCCAGAACTTTGATCtttgataacaataacaaagtTTTAAAGGACACCGAACAAACAGAATTTGTCAGCAATCAAAGCAGAttcaaattataaaacaaaacaaaacactagacaaacatattaaaaaatcaaaggGAAAATATAAGTGGCACCTAAgtgtggtaaccaaaacttttaaaaaatccatacGGTCACCTTAAGttttaccaaattgttctacCATGACTTTTTGCACATAGAACATTTAAACGTTAATTTTGAAGCACGTGCGACTCACCCTTTCAAATTCCATCGATATCAAATTCCATCAATTTCAATCTTTTTCTCTAATACATACACCTAActctatcatttttcatctaatcaTATTTTTTCCTCTCCAAATTCAAGTgtgattttaaataataatttggatgaaagacgatagagttagggtttatgtagAAAAGgttaaacttaaaattaatgGAATTTGAATTTAAGCTAAATTAAACCCAAAAGGACAAGATTTCGAAATACATAAAACATAGAACCCTAaacttaaacccacgaaaaaacatgagaagagaagagaggaTACCTAGCGGCTGAAAGCAGATGTGGTGGGCGTCGGGTTTGGTGGTGGCGAGTTTTGGGTGAGAGCGTGAGAGGGAGAAGCTACATATGTCGTGAGGGCTGGGTTGGGTGAGAGGGTGCGGCTGGGTTGGGTGAGAGGATGCGGCTAGTATGTACGGTCGTGGGCTGTACTGCGGTGGGCTACGCGGCGGGTTTTGGGTGAGGGTTTTGAAGGAGGGAGAAGGGGACAGTTTCAGTGAGAGCCTGAGAGGGAGATCAGAATAGTATTGGGTGAGGGAGGCATATGTCGTGCGTTACGGTTTGGGTAAGGCCGTCTCATGAATTTGTGTTAAAATCATTCTTTTGTAAAGCAATTTTACGATGAATTCATATGGttagtttatttctttatttgactactttaaaattataagtgatcactttatatttataaatgattattttaaggctataagtaaatattttaagaCAGTAAACATATATTGGGTCAAACCCTAATCCTCTTGTTTGTTAGTCCAATGACCAATATCATACAAGCTACAAGAACTTTCTTATAAAATTGTCATTTATTTGGCATAAAAGTCAGAAGCTATTAACCAAATATATCCTTTGTTTCAACCATACATGTTATATTTGACTAattacgtaatttaatatgttattttgattatttatatattaaattatatacatctaaaattataaaaaattaatattataaaattatgcgatttgaaaaaataaacttaaaagatTAATAGTGTACATGACTGTAAAGTAACAAGTGTTTTAGAACagagaaaatattatttttaactaTGTAACCAGtataaatcaaccaaaaaccaatataaaaatcatttaggaaatcactaattttttattaaagtcgtctcatcatgagacaaTTTTAATGGATCAActcaactatttaaaaaaaaactacttcCTATACTGATGtgaattcaaattttattattacttttattatatttttaactaataGACTGCATGTATAAGCTCGTCTCACGATTCCATACAATACTTGCTAGAAATCATTACAAACAAATTATTGATGGGTaacaaattcttgtaagagacggtctctttaagaTAACATCTCTAATTGCGTCgtccaatatatatttttaaaaatattgtaagtaggtattaaaaataatgtaagtagacatttaagatattgaaagtagacattaagaatatcataagtaagcattaaggataatataactAGACATTAAGAAATAGgaattaatctttaataggctGAGCTTTAGATGTATCTATCAAAAAGCTGGAATACACGGACACGTCCCTGAACTggcgtgtcccgtgtcggacacgtgtcggacacggacacgcgaaaattcgtgtccgacacgccaaatgaagagtccaatattttaatattttttcggacacgcggacacggcaaggacacggcaagggacacggcaagggacacggcaagcagtcaaggacacgtttttttaaaaaaaactattttcctttcttttcttctccGTTACTTCCCATGTTTCTGATAGATATGGTCTTGATATTGATGAATTATTACcacatttattatcattattttcaattttatcatcattttttcctaatttttgcaACCCAGGAATGATTGAAACCAACTTTGCGTCTCtatcttcttcagaaaaaacaAAACCCAAATCCATAAACCCTTTAAATTCTTCAAATTCAAGGTCAGATAAACTCTTACTTAAtcccttcttttttcttcttgatcTGTTGGTAATTTCTGGGTTTATTCCCTTTAATGGAgaagaaatcaattttaattttattttttctgggtttttttccttttctgatTTTGAATAATCTTCAAAATCTTCTGATATTTTCCCAGAAAAAATGGTTTGCAGTTTTGATGTTAGAAGAACAGAATTTGGGGAAGAATAAGAATCACTTAATTTTTGTGGGGAATTTGAGGTAATTTTTTCTAGAAAGGAAATTTTAGTATGAATTGTTGGCAAAACTGGGATTTCTAAATTTGATGTGGGTATTTCTGGAAATTTTTTGGGTTTGAATGGTTTTgtctaaataaattaataaagattgtaaaattatctttaatttgatatatttattatattattattttcgtATCCCCGTGTCcgtcatttttaagttggcgttttcccgtacccgtgtcgtatccgtgtccgtgtccgttttagtgcaacctagtcAAAAAGAGCTTCTCTCGAGACAGTAGCTATTGTCAAAAGTCTATAAATAGGTACATGATCATTTATAGACTTCATCCAAATACTCTTCTCCTGTCCTTTTCCATTTTTCCCTTTTCAACCTTGTCGGTTCATTGATTACCCATCAATAATGTTAACCCCACTAAAATTCACCATTCTCTTCTATACATCTCTCATCTTCTTTCACATCTTCTCCCACGCTACCGACTTTCCACCCTGCAACCCCCAAGACAAAGCCGTCCTTCTCAAAGTCCGAGACCATTTCGGCGGTACAACCGGCCGTCTTTCCGACTGGGACAACACCACCGACTGCTGCTCCGATTGGAGTTTCGTCGGCTGCGGCACCACCGGAAAATCTTACGGTCGTATAGACACCGTAACTTTCAGCCGTTCTTGGGGACTTTCCGGCAGTATCCCTTCAGACTTTGGTGATCTTCCTTatcttagtttttttattttagctgATAATATTAATGTCACTGGAAGTTTGCCTAAATCATTAGGGAAGCTTAAGAGATTGTACCATATTGAAATGGATTCGAACAGTTTAATTGGACCGATTCCTAAAGAATTGTTACAGTTAAAGAGTCTTAAAGAAGTTGATCTGTCTAATAATAAATTGTCCGGGCCGATTCCGCCGGCGGTTTCTTCATTGTCGTCGCTTACGCAGTTTAATGTCTCGAATAATCAGCTTTGTGGGCCCATTCCTAGTGGATTGAAGAAGTTCGGTAAAACGagttttgataataataagtgTCTTTGTGGACCTCCTTTAACTCCTTGCAAGTGATATTGCCGGTTGTTAAATACTTACTCCGCTCTTAAATACTCCATATGTTATAATTATTGGGACTACTCATCGCTTTAGCTTATTTTATGTATTCTTggtaatatgtaagaaaaaaattaaaatgaaatcttatttaaatcTTCAAGtcacatacttttataatattaagtttttataatttttaaatatgtattgttcaatttataaataatcaatataacATATTAGATCGCAAAAGGAGTTAAATATAACAACTATGATGGAACCGTGTAAGTAGTACTTTTGTATTTAATAGTTGCTAGAGTACTTTTGTAACAACTGTTTATTAGTGAttttatttgacatatattatacTTAAAATAAAGCCAAGTAATAAgttttattcaatttattttaatgcgtatttttaaaatattacctatttaaaattttttatcaaaatttgtACATTCGATAGGGAAAAAAcaaaattgtaataattttaaaaacatgataaatacattaaatatttttctattttaggaTGCTGGATGCGACACCTACTATTGTTGTTTCAGTACTTTTAACTTCTATGCATTATTTCATACTCAATTATTTTTGGCGTTCTCCAATATCAGATTTTGTAgtcatatgactattttttcttaaaataagccTGAAAGataaatagtattaataatttttatgtaGCGATTAACAAATGGAGATTAAGAATAGTAGATATTAACAAGTAACAATTCCCACCTATTTCGAAATATAAATGGAGATGTTGACTGGTAGcaaatttgacatgaaagattATGTATATCAGATTGCTCCTCAGGACACAAAGATTAATGTAGGAAATAATAGGGGATCCGACATCATAgctattaaaaaatattcaaaaaaagcTTGCGGTAAGCATGTGGCGTctataagcaatataaaaataataaaataaaattaatataatatatgtgGAGACGATGACAttaataaagtattgaaataagaataaataagtttaattatgtctaaaatttataatataattagcaaaattatttaagaaaatagcaaataaaacaacattaaaaagacaaataaaaataactttaagAAACGAACAGATTAAATTTAGGGTTGAGATTTACGTAATTTATAAAAGATATTTTTGTCATTAAAAaatgtaaagaaaaataatgagtTATAAggacaactttataaatataattaatttttatctaatttcttatttatttaatcatttatcaaacaaaaatacaagacatttatttttaaagtttcaatttaaatttgattctaAAGTCTCAATCCAAGTTCAACCACTCACTTAATTTCTATTCTCACGTGACAAACATCCCTATATTACTAACGTACTATCAATGTATTAATGGCGTTCTCGTCCCATAATAAATTATGTATTGTCCTACTAACAGTGTTGGAATTAAGACTTATGTGTGCCAACTGCCAAGAATCTTTAATTGAATTTGAGAAGATTTGAAAACGATAAAACTCTAAATGAAAATCAAGAAATTGTACGACAGACTGAATCAATAAAGCATGTAACACAATGAAATTAATGAGATGCTAAATTCAACTTTAAAAATTGCTCAA
This genomic interval carries:
- the LOC130818533 gene encoding uncharacterized protein LOC130818533; this translates as MFETRPKNYIRCSCSLPSSQVFKLKYCEFRDLKFTVLGFHKLVNLSVTATTTLKGDDVKVEIVEAPSLVKFRYYGLSASRANSPHIIVISDSACEGVKHMDLIHVWFDLSSLNRVLSFVPNLEHLKLSCYFLCQQRLDICSPNLKHLELKLENLLQQLHIDAPNLTDFVYAFHAWDSDAMPIIFSSNAYAFHAERVTINIESSNRRLGNLLQNAQFGQFVRVLEGSSQHLKAHIPIFFKDTLQCLRGQQSSIYDFKHLVLYYQVCEGYSCEGYIGYDDDDDDDEGYSSPYKPATSQVLFTTVVDPVLCLFPNLQTCIILQRNSKWELMELKLEFKYKGSEARGCWQKRLQEVKIENIRGSTDYISPLSAQFEQELKPKKIVIQC
- the LOC130813116 gene encoding polygalacturonase inhibitor 2-like, with translation MLTPLKFTILFYTSLIFFHIFSHATDFPPCNPQDKAVLLKVRDHFGGTTGRLSDWDNTTDCCSDWSFVGCGTTGKSYGRIDTVTFSRSWGLSGSIPSDFGDLPYLSFFILADNINVTGSLPKSLGKLKRLYHIEMDSNSLIGPIPKELLQLKSLKEVDLSNNKLSGPIPPAVSSLSSLTQFNVSNNQLCGPIPSGLKKFGKTSFDNNKCLCGPPLTPCK